A DNA window from Mya arenaria isolate MELC-2E11 chromosome 17, ASM2691426v1 contains the following coding sequences:
- the LOC128223891 gene encoding uncharacterized protein DDB_G0271670-like produces SSSSSSSSSSSSSSSSSRSSSSSRSSSSSSSSSSSSSSSSNSGSSGSSGSSSSSSSSSSSSSSSSSRSSSSSSSSSSSSSSSSSSSSSSSSSSRSSSSSSSSRSTSSSSSSSRSSSSSSSSSNSSSSSRSSSSSSSSSSSSSSSSSSSSSSSSSSSSSSSSSSSSNGICFSNSCSSSSSSSSSRSSSSSSSSSSTSSSSSSSSSSSSSSSSSSSSSSSSSSSNSSSSSSSS; encoded by the coding sequence agtagtagtagtagtagtagtagtagtagtagtagtagtagtagtagtagtagaagtagtagtagtagtagaagtagtagtagtagtagtagtagtagtagtagtagtagtagtagtagtaatagtggtagtagtggtagtagtggtagtagtagtagtagtagtagtagtagtagtagtagtagtagtagtagtagtagaagtagtagtagtagtagtagtagtagtagtagtagtagtagtagtagtagtagtagtagtagtagtagtagtagtagtagaagtagtagtagtagtagtagtagtagaagtactagtagtagtagtagtagtagtagaagtagtagtagtagtagtagtagtagtaatagtagtagtagtagtagaagtagtagtagtagtagtagtagtagtagtagtagtagtagtagtagtagtagtagtagtagtagtagtagtagtagtagtagtagtagtagtagtagtagtagtagtaatggtATTTGTTTCAGTAATagctgcagcagcagcagcagcagcagcagcagcagaagcagcagcagcagcagcagcagtagtagtactagtagtagtagtagtagtagtagtagtagtagtagtagtagtagtagtagtagtagtagtagtagtagtagtagtagtagtaatagtagtagtagtagtagtagtagt